Proteins encoded within one genomic window of Glycine soja cultivar W05 chromosome 1, ASM419377v2, whole genome shotgun sequence:
- the LOC114419031 gene encoding MLO-like protein 10, whose product MYSSKFRKLFCSVLFSWLCFGGLAMAAGESSSSSRDLDQTPTWAVAAVCTVFILVSIALEKSLHKVGTWLGQKKKKALLEALEKVKAELMILGFISLLLTFGQSYIVRICIPEKLADNMLPCPYKYKEDKKASDSEEEHRRKLLSYERRYLAADTTSFKCSREGHEPLLSVNGLHQLHILVFFLAVIHVLYSAITMMLGRLKIRGWKAWEAETSTHNYEFANAASRFRLTHETSFVRAHSSFLTRIPIFFYIRCFFRQFYRSVNKTDYLTLRNGFITVHLAPGSKFNFQKYIKRSLEDDFKVVVGVSPILWASVVVYLLINVNGWHTVLWAALIPVVIILAVGTKLQAILANMALEITERHAVVQGMPLVQGSDKYFWFGQPQLVLHLIHFALFQNAFQITYILWIWYSFGLRNCFRTDYKLAVVKVALGILMLCLCSYITLPLYALVTQMGSRMKTAIFDEQTNKALKKWHMAAKKKQGGAVTLGKSSARIMDGSPIGNSSTVHSTGPTLHRFKTTGHSTRSSSTAYEDQDQDHEYESDGVELSPLASQTTSFIVRVDHGDQQQAEHRQDSEGETNSSSEGEFSFVKPDPVEIRTTT is encoded by the exons CCAGAGACCTAGACCAGACACCAACGTGGGCCGTTGCTGCTGTCTGTACTGTTTTCATCTTGGTATCCATAGCACTCGAAAAGAGTCTCCACAAAGTTGGGACG TGGCTtggacaaaagaaaaagaaggcttTGCTTGAAGCTCTGGAGAAGGTCAAGGCTG AGTTGATGATTTTAGGTTTCATTTCACTGCTTTTGACTTTCGGGCAGAGTTACATTGTCAGAATATGTATTCCCGAAAAGCTGGCAGACAATATGTTACCATGTCCGTATAAATATAAGGAGGACAAAAAGGCATCAGATAGTGAAGAGGAACATCGTAGGAAACTTTTATCTTATGAACGTAGATATTTAGCTGCTGATACTACCTCGTTCAAATGCAGCAGGGAG GGACACGAGCCACTTTTATCTGTCAATGGATTGCACCAGTTACACATCCTCGTATTCTTCTTAGCAGTCATTCATGTGCTTTACAGTGCTATTACAATGATGCTTGGAAGACTAAAG ATACGTGGATGGAAGGCATGGGAAGCGGAGACTTCAACTCATAATTATGAGTTCGCCAATG CTGCTTCAAGATTTAGACTTACTCATGAAACATCATTCGTGAGAGCCCATTCCAGTTTTTTGACTAGGATTCCCATCTTCTTCTACATT cgCTGCTTCTTTAGGCAGTTCTATAGGTCTGTAAATAAGACTGACTACCTCACTTTGCGCAATGGGTTTATCACT gtCCACCTGGCTCCTGGAAGTAAATTTAATTTCCAAAAGTATATCAAAAGATCATTAGAAGATGACTTCAAGGTGGTCGTGGGAGTTAG TCCTATCCTCTGGGCATCAGTTGTAGTTTACCTTCTCATCAATGTTAATG GATGGCACACCGTACTTTGGGCAGCCTTAATTCCTGTTGTT ATAATTTTGGCTGTTGGAACAAAACTTCAAGCCATATTGGCAAATATGGCTCTTGAAATCACGGAAAGACATGCAGTTGTCCAAGGAATGCCTCTTGTCCAAGGCTCAGACAAATACTTTTGGTTTGGTCAGCCACAGTTAGTTCTACATCTTATCCATTTTGCTTTGTTCCAG AATGCGTTCCAAATAACATATATCTTGTGGATATGG TATTCTTTTGGGTTGAGAAACTGTTTCCGTACTGACTACAAGCTTGCAGTAGTAAAAGTAGCTCTAGG GATTTTGATGCTATGCCTCTGCAGCTATATCACCCTTCCATTATATGCTCTTGTAACTCAG ATGGGTTCAAGGATGAAAACAGCAATATTTGACGAGCAAACAAACAAGGCTCTGAAGAAATGGCACATGGCTGCGAAGAAGAAGCAGGGAGGAGCAGTGACGCTAGGAAAGTCGAGTGCACGAATCATGGATGGAAGCCCCATTGGTAATTCTTCAACAGTGCACTCCACTGGCCCCACACTACACCGTTTCAAAACTACTGGCCACTCAACCCGCTCCTCATCAACAGCGTACGAGGATCAAGATCAAGATCATGAATATGAATCCGATGGTGTTGAGTTGTCTCCGTTGGCGTCGCAAACAACAAGCTTCATTGTAAGAGTTGATCATGGCGACCAACAACAAGCAGAACATAGACAAGATAGTGAGGGAGAAACCAACAGTAGTAGTGAAGGTGAATTCTCATTTGTCAAACCTGACCCTGTGGAAATTAGAACCACCACATAG
- the LOC114419024 gene encoding RING-H2 finger protein ATL8-like — protein sequence MTRAFRILGSADNATSLAAVAAPPEAVALESDFVVILAALLCALICVVGLVAVARCAWFRQGSGGGSSPRQALANKGLKKKVLQSLPKFAYVDSNPSKWVATSECAICLADFAAGDEIRVLPQCGHGFHVPCIDTWLGSHSSCPSCRQILAVTRCQKCGRFPATGAGASRTPATEPELKSREDNNVASNSSNNINNNSDSGGNNSNCNIEHHHSHHVNSGFLP from the coding sequence ATGACGCGAGCGTTCAGAATTCTCGGGTCCGCGGACAACGCCACCTCGCTGGCAGCGGTAGCGGCGCCGCCGGAGGCGGTGGCGCTTGAGTCGGACTTCGTGGTGATTCTCGCGGCGCTCCTCTGCGCCCTCATCTGCGTGGTGGGGCTGGTGGCCGTGGCGCGGTGCGCGTGGTTCCGGCAAGGCTCCGGCGGCGGAAGCTCTCCCCGGCAAGCCTTGGCGAACAAGGGCCTAAAGAAGAAGGTGCTGCAGTCGCTGCCGAAGTTCGCGTACGTGGACAGCAACCCCAGCAAGTGGGTGGCGACATCGGAATGCGCGATCTGCCTCGCCGACTTCGCCGCCGGCGACGAGATCCGCGTGCTGCCGCAGTGCGGCCACGGCTTCCACGTTCCCTGCATCGACACGTGGCTTGGGTCCCACTCTTCTTGCCCCTCCTGTCGGCAGATTTTGGCGGTGACCAGGTGTCAGAAGTGTGGGCGTTTTCCGGCCACCGGGGCCGGAGCTTCCAGAACGCCTGCGACCGAACCCGAATTGAAGTCCAGAGAAGACAACAATGTCGCTAGTAACAGTAGtaacaatattaataacaaCAGCGACAGCGGTGGCAATAACAGTAACTGTAACATAGAACATCATCACAGCCATCATGTGAATAGTGGGTTCTTGCCATGA
- the LOC114419013 gene encoding monosaccharide-sensing protein 2-like, producing the protein MPTVFIRNKLSNVQGDLRENKKMMEVVIVAIAATLGNLLMGWDSSTIAAGMTYIKKEFVLDATLEGLIVSMSFIIGTVVTIFSGTVCDLVGRRPMLITSSIMFFLSGLVMLWAPNVVIVLLARIIDGVAIALAVTLTPLYISEVAPADIRGQLNTLTQFACSGGMFLAYILVFSMSLSDSPSWRLMLGVIFIPAVAYFLLAVFYLPESPRWLVSKGRLLEAERVLKRLRGIEDVSGELALLAEGLSPGGEATSIEEYVVAPASELLVNQEAEKDYIKLYGPNDEGVTMVAQPVNGQGSMISRSMLSQQGSFGTLTGGGLKDPIVTLFGSLHENTLPESGGSRSMLLHNANSIFSIGETSSPFGTSDNLHAPLMSFQGGAGEKDRAYGSKDILGMRSNSSLRSNSSLVHGNAVDAPKNTNIGGGWQLVYKSADGAGGGKREGLQRVYLHADTAALSHSQHVSFVSTSGYDIPIDGGEAYQAAALVSQSVLGTHDMLHLTEVAAKGPKWRALLEPGVKRALIVGVGLQILQQAAGINGFLYYAPQILEKAGVGDLLSNLGLSSASASFLVNIITTFCMLPCIAIAIRLMDISGRRSIMLYTVPILIVCLLILVIKQFFQINSVVDAAITAISVVVYESVFCMGFGVIPNIICAEIFPTSVRGICISLTSLTYWGCTLIVTLIFPYLLQLLGLTGVFGLFVVGCIISWIFVYLKVPETKGMPLEVIIEFFAIGAKPGTDPAALGIKG; encoded by the exons ATGCCAACTGTATTCATACGAAACAAACTGTCCAACGT ACAAGGAGATTtaagagagaataaaaaaatgatggaggtTGTGATTGTTGCAATTGCTGCTACACTTGGAAATCTTCTGATGGGATGGGATAGTTCAACTATTGCAG CGGGTATGACCTACATCAAGAAGGAATTTGTCTTGGATGCCACACTTGAAGGGCTAATCGTGTCCATGTCATTTATAATCGGCACTGTTGTGACAATTTTCTCTGGGACAGTGTGTGATTTGGTTGGAAGACGCCCTATGTTGATAACATCTTCTATCATGTTCTTCCTTAGTGGTTTGGTAATGTTGTGGGCACCTAATGTTGTTATTGTTCTGTTAGCGAGGATAATTGATGGGGTTGCCATTGCTCTTGCTGTTACTCTTACTCCTCTCTACATATCTGAGGTAGCGCCGGCTGACATCAGGGGCCAATTGAACACTCTTACTCAGTTTGCTTGTTCTGGTGGAATGTTCTTGGCTTACATCCTGGTGTTCTCAATGTCCTTGTCGGATTCGCCAAGTTGGAGACTCATGCTTGGGGTTATTTTCATTCCTGCTGTTGCTTATTTTTTACTGGCTGTGTTTTACCTGCCTGAGTCTCCTAGGTGGCTTGTGAGCAAAGGCCGGCTACTCGAGGCCGAAAGAGTTCTGAAAAGGCTTCGTGGCATCGAAGATGTTTCAG GGGAATTGGCGTTGCTGGCAGAGGGTCTCAGCCCTGGGGGTGAAGCCACATCCATAGAAGAGTATGTGGTTGCCCCAGCTAGTGAGCTTCTTGTTAACCAGGAAGCAGAGAAAGATTATATAAAGTTGTATGGTCCCAATGATGAGGGAGTTACAATGGTTGCTCAACCAGTGAATGGACAGGGTAGCATGATATCCCGTAGTATGTTGTCTCAGCAAGGAAGCTTTGGAACTCTGACTGGTGGTGGTCTTAAGGATCCTATTGTCACTCTCTTTGGAAGTTTGCACGAGAATACTCTCCCTGAGAGTGGAGGTTCACGCAGTATGCTACTTCATAATGCCAACAGTATCTTTAGCATTGGAGAGACGTCGAGTCCCTTTGGTACCAGTGACAACCTGCATGCGCCACTAATGTCATTTCAAGGGGGTGCTGGGGAGAAGGATAGGGCTTATGGGTCCAAGGACATATTAGGCATGAGGAGCAATAGCAGCCTGAGAAGTAATAGTAGTTTGGTTCATGGGAATGCTGTTGATGCTCCTAAAAATACCAACATTGGTGGAGGTTGGCAGTTGGTTTATAAATCAGCTGATGGTGCTGGGGGTGGGAAAAGAGAAGGACTCCAAAGGGTTTATTTGCACGCAGATACTGCTGCACTTTCTCACTCTCAGCATGTTTCATTTGTTTCAACTTCTGGCTATGACATACCGATAGATGGCGGTGAAGCATATCAAGCTGCTGCTCTTGTCAGCCAGTCAGTTCTAGGTACTCATGATATGTTGCATCTGACAGAAGTTGCTGCAAAAGGGCCAAAATGGAGAGCTCTGCTAGAGCCAGGAGTCAAGCGTGCATTAATTGTTGGAGTAGGACTTCAAATACTTCAACAG GCTGCTGGTATAAATGGGTTTCTCTACTATGCTCCCCAGATTCTTGAGAAAGCAGGAGTAGGGGATCTTTTATCAAATTTGGGCCTTAGTTCAGCATCTGCTTCTTTTCTTGTAAATATCATTACAACATTCTGTATGCTTCCTTGTATAGCTATTGCGATAAGACTCATGGATATTTCTGGCAGAAG GTCCATCATGCTGTACACTGTACCCATTTTGATAGTTTGTCTCCTGATACTAGTGATCAAGCAGTTCTTTCAAATCAATTCTGTCGTCGATGCAGCAATCACTGCTATTAGTGTTGTGGTTTATGAAAGCGTCTTCTGCATGGGCTTTGGCGTTATTCCCAACATCATATGTGCTGAAATCTTTCCAACAAGTGTTCGCGGAATCTGCATTTCTCTGACTTCTCTTACATATTGGGGTTGCACCTTGATTGTCACTTTGATATTCCCCTACTTGCTCCAGCTTCTCGGTCTCACTGGTGTCTTTGGATTGTTTGTTGTTGGCTGCATCATTTCATGGATATTTGTCTACTTGAAAGTTCCTGAAACAAAAGGCATGCCTTTAGAAGTTATTATTGAATTCTTTGCTATTGGTGCAAAGCCTGGTACTGATCCTGCCGCATTGGGAATCAAAGGCTGA